One segment of Rosa chinensis cultivar Old Blush chromosome 6, RchiOBHm-V2, whole genome shotgun sequence DNA contains the following:
- the LOC112170364 gene encoding phosphatidylinositol 4-phosphate 5-kinase 1 — protein MREALLCESPSDVVLCAKKKRSEDEDAPPQLVVAAPALSIGRSRSQAGTRRVTPTTTTTTTSTEVAVPSIERFLPNGDLYIGSFAGSVPNGSGKYLWTDGCMYEGEWRKGKASGKGKFSWPSGATYEGEFKSGRMEGYGTFIGSDGDTYRGTWSADRKHGMGQKRYANGDFYEGSWKRNLQDGQGRYVWQNGNEYVGEWKAGVISGRGVLIWANGNKYDGQWENGVPKGNGIFTWPDGSCYVGCWNKDLKIQQLNGTFYPANGGKEQNFDNIGPFAAENLTITMRKRSSVDGARGSLAERSFPRICIWESDGEAGDITCDIIDNVEASMFYRNGTAFDRDSFMQFKRNPCCFSGEPKKPGQPISKGHKNYDLMLNLQLGIRYSIGKHASIVRDLKSSDFDPKEKFWTRFPPEGSSKTPPHQSFEFRWKDYCPMVFRRLRELFQVDPADYMLAICGNDALRELSSPGKSGSFFYLTQDDRFMIKTVKKSEVKVLIRMLPSYYRHMSRYENSLVTKFYGVHCVKPVGGQKTRFIVMGNLFCSEYRIHRRFDLKGSSHGRTTDKPEGEIDEITTLKDLDLNFVFRLQGKWYQELMKQIDLDCEFLEAERIMDYSLLVGLHFYDGNTYDKMALSPFLLRSGQKDSFQNEKFMRGCRFLEAELQDMDRVLSGRKPRICLGANMPARAERMARRSDFDQYTPGGFSHLTPSRSGEIYDVVLYFGIIDILQDYDISKKLEHAYKSLQVDPTSISAVDPKLYSKRFRDFIGRIFIEDR, from the exons ATGCGTGAAGCACTGTTGTGTGAATCCCCAAGCGACGTCGTGTTGTGTGCCAAGAAGAAGAGGTCAGAGGACGAGGACGCGCCTCCGCAGCTCGTGGTTGCCGCCCCGGCGCTCTCCATTGGCCGGAGCCGATCTCAGGCGGGGACTCGCCGCGTCActccgacgacgacgacgacgacgactaGCACGGAGGTGGCGGTGCCGAGCATCGAGAGGTTTCTGCCGAACGGGGATCTCTACATCGGGAGCTTCGCCGGCTCGGTCCCGAACGGATCCGGTAAGTATCTGTGGACGGACGGGTGCATGTACGAGGGGGAGTGGCGGAAGGGCAAGGCCTCCGGGAAAGGGAAATTCTCGTGGCCGTCGGGCGCGACTTACGAGGGCGAATTCAAGTCGGGTCGGATGGAAGGGTACGGGACGTTTATCGGATCCGACGGCGACACGTACCGGGGGACGTGGTCGGCGGATCGGAAGCACGGGATGGGCCAGAAGCGCTACGCCAACGGCGATTTCTACGAGGGATCGTGGAAGAGGAACCTCCAGGACGGCCAGGGGAGGTACGTGTGGCAGAACGGCAACGAGTACGTCGGCGAGTGGAAGGCCGGAGTCATTTCGGGTCGGGGCGTTTTGATTTGGGCCAATGGGAACAAGTACGACGGCCAGTGGGAAAATGGAGTCCCCAAAGGCAACGGAATATTCACCTGGCCTGACGGCAGCTGCTACGTCGGTTGCTGGAACAAGGATTTGAAGATACAGCAGCTTAACGGCACGTTTTACCCCGCCAACGGCGGCAAGGAGCAGAACTTCGACAACATTGGGCCTTTCGCGGCGGAGAATTTGACGATAACGATGAGGAAACGGTCGTCGGTGGACGGAGCTAGAGGGAGCCTGGCGGAGAGGTCGTTTCCGAGGATTTGTATTTGGGAGAGCGACGGTGAGGCTGGGGATATTACTTGTGATATTATTGATAATGTGGAGGCTTCTATGTTCTACCGCAACGGCACGGCGTTCGATCGGGACTCGTTTATGCAGTTCAAGAGGAATCCCTGTTGCTTTTCCGGCGAGCCCAAGAAACCTGGCCAGCCCATTTCCAAAGGGCATAAGAACTACGATTTGATGCTCAATCTTCAATTGGGTATAAG GTACTCTATTGGGAAGCATGCTTCCATAGTGCGGGACCTTAAATCCAGTGATTTCGATCCGAAGGAGAAGTTCTGGACCAGGTTTCCGCCGGAGGGATCCAGCAAAACGCCGCCTCATCAATCGTTTGAGTTCAGGTGGAAGGACTACTGTCCTATGGTGTTCAG GCGTTTGAGGGAGTTATTCCAAGTAGACCCTGCAGATTATATGCTGGCTATTTGTGGAAATGATGCTCTTAGGGAGCTTTCTTCTCCAGGGAAAAGCGGCAGCTTCTTTTACCTGACTCAGGATGATAGATTCATGATTAAGACTGTCAAAAAATCAGAAGTCAAG GTGCTAATAAGGATGCTTCCAAGTTATTATAGACATATGTCTCGGTATGAAAATTCTCTTGTCACTAAATTCTACGGGGTGCATTGTGTCAAACCTGTTGGGGGCCAGAAG ACAAGGTTTATAGTGATGGGCAATTTGTTCTGCTCGGAGTATAGAATACATAGACGATTTGACTTGAAAGGATCTTCCCATGGTAGAACAACTGATAAGCCTGAGGGGGAGATTGATGAAATTACAACCCTGAAGGACCTTGATCTTAATTTTGTGTTTCGACTACAAGGAAAATGGTACCAGGAGCTTATGAA GCAAATTGATCTGGATTGTGAATTTTTGGAAGCAGAGAGAATCATGGATTATAGTCTTTTGGTTGGTCTTCATTTTTATGATGGCAATACGTATGACAAAATGGCGCTGTCACCTTTTCTCTTGCGCTCTG GCCAAAAGGATTCATTTCAGAATGAAAAGTTTATGCGCGGGTGTCGGTTTCTCGAAGCTGAGCTACAAGACATGGATCGAGTTTTGTCTGGCCG GAAGCCACGGATCTGCCTAGGAGCCAACATGCCTGCAAGGGCAGAGCGGATGGCTCGAAGGAGTGACTTCGATCAGTACACCCCTGGTGGGTTCAGTCATTTGACCCCTTCACGCAGCGGTGAAATCTATGATGTAGTTCTTTACTTCGGGATAATAGACATTTTACAAGACTATGATATCAGCAAGAAGTTAGAGCATGCATATAAATCCTTGCAAGTCGACCCGACTTCAATATCAGCTGTGGATCCCAAGCTTTACTCAAAGAGGTTCCGGGATTTCATTGGAAGAATTTTCATTGAAGACAGGTAG